A DNA window from Moorella thermoacetica contains the following coding sequences:
- the rplL gene encoding 50S ribosomal protein L7/L12: protein MSKVQEIIEAVKGLTVLELSELVKALEDEFGVSAAAPVAMAVAPGAAAPAEAPAEEQTEFDVILKEAGDKKINVIKVVREITALGLKEAKALVDEAPKPVKEKVSKEEAESIKAKLEEAGATVEIK, encoded by the coding sequence ATGAGCAAAGTACAGGAAATCATTGAAGCCGTAAAAGGATTGACGGTTCTGGAATTGTCTGAGCTGGTGAAAGCCCTGGAGGATGAATTCGGCGTCAGCGCCGCCGCTCCGGTGGCCATGGCTGTAGCCCCCGGTGCCGCCGCCCCGGCTGAAGCACCGGCTGAAGAGCAAACCGAGTTCGACGTCATCTTGAAGGAAGCCGGTGACAAGAAGATCAACGTTATCAAAGTCGTCCGGGAGATTACCGCACTGGGGCTAAAAGAGGCGAAGGCCCTGGTCGACGAAGCACCCAAGCCGGTTAAAGAAAAGGTCAGCAAAGAGGAAGCTGAGAGCATCAAGGCCAAACTCGAAGAGGCCGGCGCCACCGTCGAGATTAAATAG
- the rplJ gene encoding 50S ribosomal protein L10: MNKQREAKVAATQEIKDKLGTSILSILADYRGLNVAEMTKLRRQLREAGVEFKVVKNTLTARAARELGLDGLEPHLQGPTAIAFSATDPVAPAKILNEVVRNSKTFQIKVGVLQGKIIGINEIKALSDLPSREELLAKMVGGFQAPLSGLVNVLAGNMRNLVYALEAIRKQKEAVA; the protein is encoded by the coding sequence ATGAATAAGCAACGTGAGGCCAAGGTGGCAGCTACGCAGGAGATAAAAGATAAATTGGGAACCTCTATTCTTTCCATCTTGGCTGATTACCGGGGACTAAATGTAGCGGAGATGACTAAACTCCGCCGGCAATTGCGGGAGGCCGGAGTAGAGTTCAAGGTAGTAAAGAACACCCTGACGGCCCGGGCGGCCCGAGAACTTGGCCTGGATGGCCTCGAACCTCACCTCCAGGGTCCAACAGCGATAGCCTTCAGCGCTACTGATCCTGTGGCCCCTGCGAAAATATTGAATGAGGTAGTGCGCAACAGCAAGACTTTCCAGATCAAGGTCGGTGTATTGCAGGGCAAAATTATTGGCATCAACGAGATCAAGGCCCTTTCCGACCTGCCGTCCCGCGAGGAGCTCCTGGCTAAAATGGTAGGCGGTTTCCAGGCGCCCCTGTCCGGCCTGGTCAATGTCCTGGCTGGTAACATGCGCAACCTGGTCTACGCCCTCGAAGCCATCCGCAAGCAAAAGGAAGCAGTAGCTTAA
- the rplA gene encoding 50S ribosomal protein L1 codes for MPKHGKRYREVSKLVSRQELYEPDEAIELLKKTASAKFDETVEVAVKLGVDPRHADQQVRGTVVLPNGTGKTRRVLVFAKGDKAKEAEEAGADFVGAEDLVEKIQGGWLDFDVAIATPDMMGLVGRLGRILGPRGLMPNPKAGTVTMDIARAVKEVKAGKIEFRVDKTAIIHAPIGKASFEASKLKENFQALMDALLRAKPATAKGQYLKSVSLATTMGPGIRVNPLRAVK; via the coding sequence ATGCCCAAGCACGGTAAGAGATATCGAGAAGTTAGCAAACTGGTTTCCCGACAGGAACTCTACGAGCCAGATGAGGCTATTGAACTCCTGAAAAAAACAGCCAGCGCCAAATTCGATGAAACGGTAGAAGTGGCGGTAAAACTTGGCGTCGACCCCCGCCACGCCGATCAGCAGGTACGGGGTACGGTGGTCCTGCCCAACGGTACCGGGAAGACCCGGCGCGTCCTGGTTTTTGCCAAGGGCGATAAGGCAAAAGAAGCAGAAGAGGCCGGGGCTGACTTTGTCGGCGCTGAAGACCTGGTAGAAAAGATCCAGGGGGGCTGGCTGGACTTTGATGTCGCCATCGCCACTCCGGATATGATGGGCCTGGTCGGTAGACTGGGCCGCATCCTGGGCCCCCGGGGTTTAATGCCCAACCCCAAGGCAGGCACAGTTACCATGGATATAGCCCGGGCTGTCAAAGAAGTGAAAGCAGGTAAAATCGAATTCCGGGTTGATAAGACAGCCATTATCCATGCCCCAATCGGTAAGGCCAGCTTTGAAGCCAGCAAATTAAAAGAAAACTTTCAGGCCTTGATGGACGCCCTTTTAAGGGCCAAACCGGCCACGGCCAAGGGTCAGTATTTAAAGAGCGTCAGCCTGGCCACTACCATGGGACCGGGAATCAGGGTCAATCCCTTGCGGGCTGTTAAATAA
- the rplK gene encoding 50S ribosomal protein L11, with translation MAKKVAAIVKLQVPAGKATPAPPVGPALGQHGVNIMAFVKEFNDRTASQAGLIIPVEITVYEDRSFTFITKTPPAAVLLKKALGIETASGEPNRKKVGKVSREKIREIAEMKMKDLNAASIEAAMRMIEGTARSMGVEVEA, from the coding sequence ATGGCCAAGAAAGTAGCAGCTATAGTCAAATTGCAAGTACCGGCAGGCAAAGCAACGCCAGCCCCACCGGTGGGCCCGGCCCTGGGCCAGCACGGGGTTAATATTATGGCCTTTGTAAAGGAGTTTAACGACCGGACGGCTTCCCAGGCTGGTCTGATTATCCCGGTAGAAATCACCGTTTATGAGGATCGTTCCTTTACATTTATCACTAAAACGCCGCCAGCAGCCGTTTTGCTGAAAAAAGCCCTGGGTATAGAGACGGCCTCGGGCGAGCCCAATCGCAAGAAGGTGGGCAAGGTTTCTCGGGAGAAAATCCGGGAAATTGCCGAGATGAAAATGAAAGACCTCAATGCTGCCAGTATTGAGGCTGCCATGCGCATGATTGAGGGAACTGCCCGGAGCATGGGCGTGGAAGTAGAGGCCTGA
- the nusG gene encoding transcription termination/antitermination protein NusG, with translation MEKAWYVIHTYSGYENKVKANLEKRVESMNMGDKIFRVVVPMEDEVQIKDGKRKIVKRKVYPGYVMVEMVLTDASWYVVRNTPGVTGFVGTGNKPIPLREEEVDQILQQMGVEEPRPRIDVTVGENVRVTSGPFENFIGSIEEIMPDKGKLRVLVSMFGRETPIELDFNQIEKIG, from the coding sequence ATGGAAAAGGCTTGGTATGTTATCCACACTTATTCTGGCTACGAAAATAAAGTAAAAGCCAATCTGGAAAAACGCGTTGAGTCCATGAATATGGGCGATAAGATCTTCCGGGTTGTAGTGCCCATGGAAGACGAGGTCCAGATCAAGGACGGCAAGCGTAAGATAGTCAAGCGCAAGGTTTACCCGGGCTATGTCATGGTGGAAATGGTTTTAACGGATGCCTCCTGGTATGTGGTTCGTAACACACCCGGGGTTACCGGTTTTGTGGGTACGGGTAATAAACCCATACCCTTGCGCGAAGAAGAAGTCGACCAGATTTTACAGCAGATGGGCGTTGAGGAACCGCGGCCACGTATTGACGTTACTGTTGGCGAAAACGTCAGGGTGACTAGCGGGCCCTTTGAAAATTTCATTGGTTCGATAGAAGAAATTATGCCTGATAAAGGCAAATTAAGGGTCCTGGTATCCATGTTCGGCCGCGAGACGCCCATTGAGCTGGATTTTAACCAGATTGAAAAAATAGGCTAG
- the secE gene encoding preprotein translocase subunit SecE: MVTKSVAKPSANKVAFNERVTKFLKGSWAELKKVHWPTRRELVTYTTVVLVSVLIVAALLSVFDSAFSFLLGKLILR, from the coding sequence ATGGTAACCAAGAGTGTGGCTAAACCGAGCGCAAACAAGGTAGCCTTCAATGAACGGGTTACCAAATTTCTCAAGGGTTCCTGGGCCGAATTGAAGAAGGTCCATTGGCCGACTCGGCGAGAATTGGTAACCTATACTACCGTGGTGTTGGTATCGGTGCTGATCGTGGCCGCTTTATTATCCGTATTCGACTCGGCCTTTAGTTTCCTGCTGGGTAAATTGATCCTGCGCTAG
- the rpmG gene encoding 50S ribosomal protein L33 codes for MRVGITLACTECKRRNYISTKNKKNDPDRIELKKYCSFCGRHTVHKETK; via the coding sequence ATGCGGGTAGGAATTACCCTAGCCTGTACCGAATGCAAACGGCGTAATTATATAAGCACCAAAAACAAAAAGAACGATCCCGATCGCATCGAGTTGAAGAAGTATTGCAGCTTCTGCGGCAGGCATACGGTCCATAAGGAAACGAAATAA
- a CDS encoding SMR family transporter — protein sequence MPVLLLILLSVFLGAVAQVLFKVGVQHLGQLVFDFQGLARLVFSPFVLSGLIAFASSFLLWLKVLAEVPLSYAYPMVSLGYVFVFLAAWLFLGESLPPLRIMGLALIVAGILAIARS from the coding sequence ATGCCTGTCCTACTTTTGATCCTGCTTTCGGTATTCCTGGGGGCTGTAGCCCAGGTATTGTTCAAAGTCGGGGTCCAGCACCTGGGCCAGTTGGTTTTTGATTTCCAGGGGCTGGCCCGCCTGGTCTTCAGTCCCTTTGTCCTGTCCGGTCTGATTGCCTTTGCTTCCAGCTTTCTCCTGTGGCTTAAAGTTCTGGCCGAGGTTCCTTTGAGCTACGCCTACCCCATGGTCAGCTTGGGTTATGTCTTTGTTTTCCTGGCTGCCTGGCTCTTTTTGGGGGAAAGTCTACCACCCTTGCGGATCATGGGTCTGGCCCTGATTGTGGCCGGCATCCTGGCTATTGCCCGCAGTTAA
- the ychF gene encoding redox-regulated ATPase YchF, with protein MPLTCGIIGLPLVGKTTLFNLLTQAEAETSAFAGRTKTNIRTAPIPDARLDFLAALYHPRKVTPATLEIIDVPGLTRGAGAAFLAAVREVDALIHVVRAFRNDSIIHVEGNLNPVRDLETINAELLLADLQLVETRLERIAASKKIKPEMQAEREALEHCRQALEAEKPLLEAGLTEEEWQTLRHMGFLTTKPMIIVVNIDEDQLRSGHYAGEEEVKAYAQPKGLPILTLCAELEAEIARLEPGDREDFLREMGITEPGIDRLARAIYHRLGLISFLTAGEDEVRAWTIQAGTNARAAAGKIHSDIERGFIRAEVVNFADLERCGNMNKVKEQGLARLEGKDYIVQDGDIINFRFNV; from the coding sequence TTGCCCCTGACCTGTGGTATTATTGGTTTACCCCTGGTAGGCAAAACGACCCTGTTTAACCTTTTAACCCAGGCTGAGGCGGAAACCTCGGCCTTTGCCGGCCGTACTAAAACCAACATCCGGACGGCGCCCATACCCGATGCCCGCCTGGATTTCCTGGCGGCCCTTTACCATCCCCGCAAGGTTACCCCCGCCACCTTGGAGATTATCGATGTCCCGGGGTTGACCCGGGGGGCCGGTGCGGCCTTCCTGGCCGCTGTCCGGGAAGTAGACGCCCTGATCCATGTAGTCCGGGCCTTTCGGAACGATAGTATAATCCACGTAGAAGGTAACCTCAACCCGGTGCGGGACCTGGAGACTATTAATGCCGAGCTCCTCCTGGCCGATCTGCAACTGGTCGAAACCCGTCTGGAGCGAATTGCCGCCAGCAAGAAAATCAAGCCGGAAATGCAGGCCGAACGGGAGGCCCTGGAGCATTGCCGCCAAGCCCTGGAAGCCGAAAAGCCCCTGCTGGAAGCCGGCCTAACGGAAGAGGAATGGCAGACCCTGCGCCATATGGGCTTTTTGACAACTAAGCCCATGATCATAGTGGTCAATATCGATGAAGACCAGCTCCGCTCCGGGCATTATGCCGGTGAAGAAGAGGTCAAGGCCTATGCCCAACCGAAGGGTTTACCGATATTGACTCTCTGCGCCGAACTGGAAGCGGAGATTGCCCGCCTGGAACCGGGCGACAGGGAAGACTTCCTGCGGGAAATGGGCATTACCGAACCGGGCATCGACCGTCTGGCCCGGGCCATTTACCACCGCCTGGGATTAATCTCTTTCTTAACCGCTGGCGAAGACGAAGTCCGGGCCTGGACCATCCAGGCCGGCACCAACGCCCGGGCGGCGGCCGGTAAAATCCATAGCGATATCGAGCGAGGCTTTATCCGCGCCGAGGTGGTTAACTTTGCCGACCTGGAGCGGTGCGGCAATATGAATAAAGTCAAGGAACAAGGTCTGGCGCGCCTGGAAGGCAAGGATTATATTGTGCAGGACGGCGATATCATCAACTTCCGCTTTAATGTTTAG
- a CDS encoding nucleobase:cation symporter-2 family protein, which produces MLPTGQLFLYGLQHVLAMYAGAVAVPLIIAGAAHLTKAETAFLINADMFTCGIATLIQTLGFWKLGIRLPVIQGVSFAAVAPMVIIARSMGMEAVYGAVIVAGLIAFFLAPYFSKLLHFFPPVVTGSVITIIGISLLPVGVEWAAGGTGNANYGALTNLFIAGIVLLAILLIQKYFKGFIANISVLLGLFIGMLIAIPLGLVNFSGVTTAPWLGIDRPFYFGFPKFDWGAIGAMILVMLVTMVESTGDFLALGEIVGKQIDEEDLARGLRGDGFATMLGGVLNAFPYTAFAQNVGLVGLSGVKSRFVVATSGIILAALGLFPKLATIIASIPYAVLGGAGIAMFGVVAANGIKTLSRVDFENNPHNIFIVAISIGVGLIPMVAPDFFKMFPAWSQIILHSGITLGSLTAIILNIFFNYPNSLTLYKKSFTN; this is translated from the coding sequence ATGTTACCGACCGGACAACTTTTTCTGTACGGGTTACAGCATGTACTGGCTATGTATGCTGGAGCTGTCGCTGTACCGCTGATCATTGCCGGTGCTGCTCACTTAACGAAAGCGGAAACGGCGTTTTTAATCAATGCCGATATGTTTACCTGCGGTATTGCGACTTTGATTCAAACCCTTGGCTTCTGGAAACTGGGTATCCGTTTACCAGTCATTCAAGGAGTTTCCTTTGCCGCTGTAGCACCCATGGTTATTATCGCCAGGAGCATGGGGATGGAAGCTGTTTATGGTGCGGTAATAGTTGCCGGTCTGATTGCGTTTTTCCTTGCGCCTTATTTTAGCAAGCTTTTGCATTTCTTTCCCCCAGTTGTCACCGGCAGTGTAATAACTATTATTGGAATATCCTTGCTTCCGGTTGGTGTGGAATGGGCTGCTGGAGGCACAGGTAATGCAAATTACGGGGCGCTAACTAATCTTTTTATAGCAGGAATTGTCCTTCTGGCCATTCTTTTGATCCAAAAGTATTTTAAAGGCTTTATTGCCAATATTTCCGTCTTATTAGGTCTATTTATCGGTATGCTTATTGCAATTCCCCTGGGCTTGGTCAACTTTTCCGGCGTAACCACAGCCCCCTGGTTGGGAATCGACAGACCATTTTATTTCGGATTCCCCAAGTTTGATTGGGGAGCTATTGGAGCCATGATACTGGTTATGCTGGTAACGATGGTGGAATCCACAGGTGATTTCTTGGCCCTGGGGGAGATTGTTGGTAAGCAAATCGATGAAGAAGATTTAGCGCGGGGCTTAAGAGGCGATGGGTTTGCCACCATGCTCGGTGGGGTACTGAATGCCTTCCCCTATACTGCCTTTGCACAAAACGTTGGACTGGTAGGTTTGAGTGGCGTGAAAAGTCGTTTTGTAGTGGCAACATCTGGTATTATTCTGGCTGCCCTGGGATTATTTCCGAAACTGGCCACTATCATTGCCTCCATACCTTATGCTGTTTTGGGGGGAGCCGGTATTGCCATGTTCGGGGTTGTGGCAGCCAACGGGATAAAAACCCTTTCTCGCGTTGATTTCGAAAACAACCCCCATAATATCTTCATCGTGGCCATTAGTATAGGTGTTGGCCTGATCCCAATGGTTGCACCAGACTTCTTCAAAATGTTCCCCGCCTGGAGTCAGATTATACTCCACAGTGGTATTACTCTTGGCTCCTTAACTGCGATCATTCTCAACATTTTCTTTAACTATCCCAACTCATTAACGTTGTATAAAAAGTCTTTCACTAATTGA